The sequence TTGGAACGAGGAGTCGAGGTTCCACAATCAGCTATTGACAGCAGCGCTGGAAAATGTAGAGGAGAGCAAGAAGAATGCATTTGTGTTTTTGGATCTTTACAAGGCCATGGATCTGGcacttcaaaaaaacaaaggtgATGAATTCTCATTTCCATttccattataaataaaatagagaaaatggCTTCatcaaatgttatattttttaaaaatatgtataattcCTTGTATATGTAATttcatttaatctatttttaaaaagttatggTATCTCAAACTTATTATTCggttttcaaaatatttcttattaaaaattcTCTAAAATAAGGAAttgccatatttttttttttaaaaaaattgccatGTATGGAATAGTTTATATGTACTTGttgagtttattttaaattatgggCCATAGtgagaaaaaacatatatatataggtgtcATATTTTAATGTCATGAAGTATGGTACTTTAGAAAGATTAGTCTAAACGGAAAGATAAGGAAAAGAAGGGAACCttatatgctacaaatattgcaagtgaagagaaaattttttataaccCTGAAAATGTTCTTGCTATATTTGTTGGTAGCTTATGTGATGGATggattcttgattttgtttgcacattttatatttattctaataGAAGTTGGTTtgacacatatatataaagtttttattaGTATTGTTTTATTAAGAGACAATAAATGACTTTCTATTGTTGGTGTGGGTACAATTCAAATTAAGATATATGATGCTATTATTAGAATGTTGAAGGTTTGGCATATTTCAAAgatagaagatttttttttttcagtcttcTTGATCCACAAGGTTATGACTATTCCACTAAAGGTGAATTTCTAAGGGTTTGTAAGAGTCCTCATTTCATGGTGAAAGGCTATCATATTCAAGATTCAACAATTATTGATTCAATTGgtgtattatttataattacttCAGATAATACTTCTACTCAATTATAACATATATGACTGAGAAAGAAATGATAAAGTTAAGCAAACAAGATTTGTTGCATggttataaaacaagtaaattgAATTTCTATGAGCATTGTGTTTATGGTAAATAATGCAGGGTAAAATTCAGTCAGGGTATTATTTGTTATAGTTGCTTTGTTTGACTTAAAAATTGGATAGTTGgatataaaaacaagttttgtaCATGGTGAGCTGGAGGATAAGATTTATATACATCAACTAGAGGGTTTCATTGTTCAAGGTAAGTAAAACCATGTGTGCTTATTGAAGAAGTTATTGTATAGCCTGAAGTAGTCATTGGGACaatgatataaaatttttaatacttttatacTTAAAAGTGACCATAATAGATGTGTGTATTTCAAAAAGCTCTTAGATGATTTATTTATGTACTTGTTAttgtatgttgatgacatgttgATTGCCTCTAAGAATATGTCTAGGATCAATAGTTTAAATGATCAATCGAGTGGtaagtttgagaaaaaaaatttagatgcaACCAAAAAGATTTTGGATATGAAGTTACGTAGCGATCAAAGTATTGACAAGTTATACTTGTCATAAAGGAAGTATCTTGATAACATACTTAAGCATTTAGCAAGCATTACTAGCCACTAACTACTCCATTTGTAGCcccttttatgttatttttaacttcGTCTCTAGAAACTAAGGAAAAGAAATAGCACATGTTAGGTGTTTTATATGTTAGTGCAATTGGAAGCATTATGTATGTTAAGGTCTATACCCATCTAGACATTTCACTTGTTGTTAATGTGGTTATTATATTTATGAGAAATCCTGGTAAAACTCATTAATAGACTGTGAAGTAGATATTTCATTATCTTAGAAGTACTACAAATATTGGTTTGATATATGACAAGATAATGACATTATAGGTAAAAGCTTATCTCTGTAGTCAAGTTAAACATTGCTTCGACTTGATTGATTTGTGCAGTACTTAAAATATGCTTGTTGGTGGCAAAGAGAGAGTTCAATTTTTATAAGTTGACTCATTTTAAGTCAATGTGGAGATTTATTGAGTTtgtcttaaattttatatattctctTATATGATTGATTGTGTTTGTCTTTTACATTTCACTTCTTACTAATTGACTAAAGATTTTAGGCTTGTTTCCGCTACAATACtacttagaaaaattaaatgataacaaGTGTGCATTGTAGCTCAGTCTGTTAGCATGTTGGAATGAGGATAGAGGTTCTGGGTTTAAGCATTGGGGcatgcaacatttttttttcatgtgtttgtcattttttttgttaacatttttaaataaattttgaatatgattttatcacatttataattttttttatttttttattatataaaaaatatgaacatactattttgatatttcaagagattattttgatgaaaaaaaaattctttttttatttaataataattctaaaaaatttaacgAGACGGGTAAATTGCAGGCATATAGACAAGTTATGATCTAACTGATCCTTTTTTACCTCTTACTGTAGAAAACTCAAACTACGAGAATCCATTAGAGCCATGCTGCGATGGAGTGACTGATGAATATTGGTGCGGGATGAAAGATCAGAAAGGTGCAGAGATGTTTACAGTATGCCGGCAGCCTGAGTTGTCATTTTTCTGGGATAAAGTGCACCCTTCACAGAACGGGGTGCATGCCATTTTCTTGGATCTAATACCTTCTCTTGAGAGACTCCTTTAAATCTGTTAATGTGAGAGGCAAGAAGAACTTTAATCTCCTCTTGCGTATGGTTGATTGTAAACAAATTTGAATTTCCAGTATCCCATAAGAATTAAATACCTAGCCACAAGTTatgatgctttttttcttttgagataATGGAGAATCACTTGtgtaaattgaagaaaaatccaaattaaacaTGAATGTAAAATCCTATAAGAATTAATCCAAGTTATGATGATTTCGTGTTGATGTTGCCTTGAAGGAAAACAGGGTGAGCTCAAGGGATACTATGGACCACCATAATTTGTGggccatttttattatttatccaGAAATGAATCACTGCATCCCACCAGAGAGAGCCATCCAATGACAGCCACCAATATCTGGGAAAAAGTCGTCTCTTTCCATGATCCTATCCACCCTCAACATAGACCTAATAATTGGGAGATTCTAATGTGTCAAAGGAGGAGGTAAgaccttatttttttgtttactccATTACTCCTAGCTAATGATAAGTAATTATATGTTCttctgtattattttttttcaacagaaAAATGTTATATGAAAAGTTTTATGATGCTGTCAAAGGATTGTGCCTGTTATCATTTTGTGAGATATCTCTTGTAGGAATGCCAAATAATAGTTTGCAAGAGTTTGGGAAAAAAATAGGGTTTGGAAGATTTTTCATGAAGATCTTTTCTTCTTCCGATCTttcttgttttccatttttctaaGGTGGAACTTTCCTATGTCCATTTCATGTTCTTTAAAGAATCCATAGATATTTAAAAGGCATtgtcaaaagaagaagaagaagcattttTAGGTTCAAATTGTTGAAAGATCAACTATATTTTCgcaagaatattttattatttatttaacaaacgtgatattttttatgcttttttttttttctcttttgaggGTCATatatccttcttctttttctgtcaacatatttgttttttagattttagttgaaaataataatataaaagatcAATCATTATCAAACGAGCCAACATCTtaaaaatgtataattttacatgttttaataTCATACAAagttttctaaatatttaatgCAATGCTTAAACTATGTAGTTATAATATCTACAATAAGTGTTCTTGACAAAATCCAAATTAAGTGATATTTTAAGAAATCTCAGCAATCATTCTTGATACAAAACTCCCACATCACAAAGAAtcaatttttagcaaaaacaaaaaccaactaGGAGAGAAATATCACTGGATCAATTGAATAAAacgcaaaaaaatcaaaatctcccCCATCAGAGTTGCCAAAATGGATATGCACAAATGTTGATCATACATCAAAATTCTTCTACTAGTAGTAGGGACCATACATACACATTCATTGAATTCTTACACAATGCAAGTAGTGGATATTTTCTCCCACTTGTTGGAACCTTACAAGTAATGGTGTGAAACCGTGATTATAAAATGGAGCCAACAACAGAGGAGAAGGAAACCAAAATAAGATCTCTACTTTATCCGTTGACACCTCAGACCCACGCCATCTCCACCCGCACAAGACaacattaaaaacatcaaaagttGAACATGGATAGGGTATTTTCAGTAGTGGATAATGTCACACAGACCAATCCTGGTGTCTAGCACAGGCCACAAACACCAATTGTCCAAAATGAACCGGTCTGAATCTGAATGGGCTTTTCAAAGATTTCTTCAAGAAGCCTCTGCTGCAACCTATGATGACAACACTCCCAATTCTTCAGCTGATAAAACTGACGTTGTTCATATCAATGATTATGGATATAGTAATAACAACGCTACAAGTGAGagttgtgataataattataaagagAATGCCATGCCCTTGAGTAATGGGGCCTGTGCCACTGCTGCTTCATCGTCGCTTGGTGCTCCGGCGGATATTCCTGTGGAATCTGAGGATTATCATGCGTTTTTGAAGAGTAAACTCAACATGGCTTGTGCTGCTGTTGCTTTGTCTCGGGTAaagtttctctttcttttttttttacccatttctttttaatgtttttgttgttttcaattgAAATGTAAGTGTTTatttatgcatgtgtgtgttttttGCGTGATTTTTCATGTCGGGTTTTTTCATTTGCCGATAATAagttaaggaaaagaaaaggattggaTCTTGTGttgttcctttttttccttctttgtgtTTGATTGGTATGAAAAAATTGGGAAAGAAAGgaaagtttagatttttttttctttgtgcgCGCGCGTGCGATCTTGTTTTTAAGTTCTTACTATGTATTTTTGGCTTCTGGGTAATggaaaatttagtttaattatttaactaGCGGAtagatttctttttccttatttccggaaaattgaaaactaaaaggAGGTATATATGTGGGTGTTTTTGCTCTTAGTGCATGGGAAATGGAAATTTTAGTAGTTCTGAAGTTCTTTTTCCTGAGGAGGAGTTGACAGTTGTCTTGGTTTGAGATTCAGTGGAGAATTTGATTTCATGGGCCTAATGGTTGGTAGttaggtttaatattttttttcctactttgCTGGAATTTTGTGTAGTAGCCAAATAGAGTTTAACCAGTTCTTTTTTATTGGGTGGTGGTGTTCCAAGCTCTCAATAgcttttatttgctttcaatCCGTCGCCTTGTCAAGTGGAATGTGGAAATCCCATATGGAAGTGGCGATAAGGTTTGTGCTTAACTAAAATAGGAATTTGTGCTTAGAGATGAAAGAAGGGCCAAGGCCAGGGCCAAAGTGGGCATCAGCTGTACAAGGGAAATTCTGCCCGATGCTTAACTAAAATTGAGGTAAGGAATTCACTGAGAACAAGAAGGGTAGCACTTTTGGAATTTGCTTGAACATCAGGTTTCCATGAGTCTGAAACATTAGAACTGAAGTTAAACGTTGAAGCTAGGTAGTAAGATCTATTTGATACTTAAGCAAAGGAAGATAGGAAGTCTACAAACCTTTCTAATGAATGATGAATTGTCAGAATAGTAGCCTATATTGTTGATTGCTTGATTGTAAAGGGATTATGGAGGTCCCTTTTTTTCGGAATGCTGGAGGTCCCAATTCGCACAAACTATTGAAAGCTAATTTGGAATGGTGAAACTGAAGATTTGTGAAGCAGTAGAACCTATATGGTATTTTAATAACAGGGATTGAATGCTAGTTTGAGTATGTTAACCTGTAAAGTAGCCCTATGTTTGGACAAAGCAAATGCAAAGCCATCTTTTCCATTATgcattctttattttcttgtttatgtATTTCATTACCatacatattttaaaaggcCTATCTTGGTTAATTGAATATGTTTTGCTCTTGTCAATAGGCATATTTTgtaaaacctctaaaatctcctGCTACAGCTGAAAGTGGATCACAGGCTTCAAGTACTTCACATTTGGGATCCCATGCTCCTTCTAAAGGTTCAACCTAGTTTGTTTGCCATTTATATGCATGTTGTTCAGAAGTACATATCCTATCTTTTTAGGGCATGGCCGTTTTCATTTTAACAAGGAAGAAATGATTGCTTAGATATAGTGATTAAAAAGCTTCAAGGGCTGAATCCTTTTGATACAGATAAACACCTCATTAGATTGGATAAACAAATTCAGAATACCAACATAATTATCTGGACTATTAGATTCATGAAGCATATAAATCAATCACAGAAGTCTAGTAGAGAACCCCAAATTGACAAGGGAATTAGAATTCCTGTgcatcaaagaaaagaaactctTACATAACCTTAGAAAGAATTTTCAAAGAATCTAGATATAAGGAAGGGTTCCTGCAATCTAGTATTTACATTGATAGGGGCTTTTGTTCAATGATCTAGGGTCCCATCATTCATTTATCTGATCAAACTAGATGAGAAAGATTAAAAGTCATCCTTATTTGCACTGTAGCATAACAATTCACTTCGCTAAAAGCCTGTGTCAAGTCATTGCTTCTTGGAAGTAATAGTGACCGGCTAACAGCTTATAAGTTTGCAAGGGAATTTGGCCGCAGGCATCCAAAATCAGTGTGATATGATGAACTTACACATTACAGAAACCTGGCAGATGGGAAAGTGAAGGAATATGGAACATAATTTCCCCCTATCCCAAACTTAGGCTTCTTTGATGAAAGATTTGTGTTGTTACTCATTTGACAAAAAATTTAGCAGCACCAAGTAGGAAAATTGTTAAGGTTTTTTGAATACTTTTGCATTTATCCTGGATAAAAACATGGCAACTCGAAAAATCTAGCCATGGTTGATGTGTTGGCGTTCTGATGCTATGATCAACATATGTTGCCAAATCCTGAATCCGTTCTCTTCTCTTTCACCTGCAGCACAATCTCTCCATTGAGTTGGTATGGGGTTTTGCATACCTCCATAAAAACACTCATACCATTGGTCTTTTAGTCATTTCTCTTTCTAATTACCTATGCAGGAGCTGGGCATGATTTATCTAGGTCCCAAGATAAAGATGCTAATGAGCCACTTGGAACTCCCTCCTTGCCTTCCATGCAAAAGAAACTTGTAGTTACTGGTAAGCCAACAACAAGTGGGTCATCCAGAGAACTGTCGGAAGATGGTGAAAATGAAGCAGAAACTGAAATAACTGAGAATATGCACCCTGCTGATGCAAAACGTGCAAGGAGGTAATTATTTCTGTGTTGTTCtgattgttaatattatatatttttgaaatattaattctttttcttcaaaaattgagAAATTCATGTCTATTCCATCTGATGTGTAATAAACACTTTCACTGCAAGACCTCAGGTTCCAGATGTGATTTTTAGTGGATagcaattgttttgttttgttactatAATCTGGTCCTGCATGTATGATTTCCACGCCAGAGAGAGAGATCAAGAGTATTCAGTCAGTTTATGTGGCCCAAACATATTCCACTAAAATATCAGATGACAGCTCATAAAACATCAGTTTACAGTAAGTTTTTGAACCTTTTCTCATGCATTTAAGATTAGATACATCATAGAGGTAGCCATCTGAAACAGGATACTTGTGCAAGAACATATTGCTTAAAATATAGCACCACAATGGTTTGTTGTTTCAATTTATGCTCAAAATAGCTGGTAGCATATTTGATGATGGCACtggacactttttttttccttctaatttgAAGACACCGGTGAATCAAACgggggagagagaaaaaatatgcGGGTCCTCTGTCTGCTTGGCTGGTCAAACGTGGGATAGCTCATAGATCTGCAGGCTTTGATTACCAAggaatagattttttttcttcaattttttctgcTATTGA is a genomic window of Populus alba chromosome 5, ASM523922v2, whole genome shotgun sequence containing:
- the LOC118051509 gene encoding light-inducible protein CPRF2: MSHRPILVSSTGHKHQLSKMNRSESEWAFQRFLQEASAATYDDNTPNSSADKTDVVHINDYGYSNNNATSESCDNNYKENAMPLSNGACATAASSSLGAPADIPVESEDYHAFLKSKLNMACAAVALSRAYFVKPLKSPATAESGSQASSTSHLGSHAPSKGAGHDLSRSQDKDANEPLGTPSLPSMQKKLVVTGKPTTSGSSRELSEDGENEAETEITENMHPADAKRARRMLSNRESARRSRRRKQAHLTELETQVAQLRVENSSLLKQLADTSQKYNESAVDNRILKADIETLRAKVRMAEETVKRFTGLNHMFHTMPDISTMSMPSFDGCHSDTSADAAVPVKDDPKHHIYQAPNNPISTHDSRPGVNFVLADVSSVENVQPNSGTAAGVSGNKLGRTASLQRVASLERLQKRIRGGASPCGPQSNGEQS